One window of Sinorhizobium fredii NGR234 genomic DNA carries:
- the flgD gene encoding flagellar hook assembly protein FlgD translates to MAVSGVSSSASASTTSTTSTTSTSSTDAADATLNYQSFLKLLIAQMQNQDPTDPMDATEQISQLATFSQVEQSIKTNSNLESLLASESLTQASTYIGKTITSSDGKTSGVVAEVEVTSDGVTAITTDGKEIAIETGISVSTTSSDSET, encoded by the coding sequence ATGGCGGTAAGCGGTGTGTCGTCGAGCGCATCAGCGAGCACGACATCGACGACGAGCACGACATCGACGAGCAGTACGGACGCGGCTGACGCGACCCTGAACTATCAGAGCTTCCTGAAGCTGCTCATCGCGCAGATGCAAAATCAGGATCCGACCGATCCGATGGATGCGACGGAGCAGATTTCGCAGCTTGCGACCTTCTCGCAGGTCGAACAATCGATCAAGACGAACAGCAATCTGGAAAGCTTGCTGGCGAGCGAAAGCCTGACCCAGGCATCGACCTATATCGGCAAGACGATCACGAGCAGCGACGGCAAGACGAGCGGTGTCGTTGCCGAGGTCGAGGTCACGTCGGATGGCGTGACGGCGATCACGACCGACGGCAAGGAGATCGCCATCGAGACCGGGATAAGCGTGTCGACGACCTCGTCCGATTCGGAAACGTGA
- a CDS encoding flagellar hook-associated family protein has protein sequence MKTSFVSNLAVQNAMRLTIQQGQEELLKLQTEVSTGRHADVGLELGSSTARSVNLQRELARLETLVDTNSVVTQRLASSQQALGTMAEAAEQVRNTLVTFKGNDSVDQLSVQKTEIESAMSLFTASANTSFNGEFLFAGINTDVKPFEDYAASGSAAKTTFDDALATYMSANGIASMSDFTEAQMEDFITNTLEPLYTDDAQWAGDWSAASSQNMTSRISTSEVVQSSTNATTSGFRMFALASVISSELMDEDIGSEVRAYIGEASLGYVEQAITGLTAERSTLGISEARVEKANTSLEVQIKLINTHITDLEGVDTYDASTRMNTLLTQMETSYTLTGRIQQLSLIDFL, from the coding sequence ATGAAGACATCCTTCGTTTCTAATCTGGCGGTGCAGAATGCCATGCGCCTGACCATTCAGCAGGGCCAGGAGGAACTGCTGAAGCTTCAGACGGAGGTATCGACCGGCCGGCATGCGGATGTCGGCCTCGAGCTTGGTTCCTCCACCGCACGTTCGGTCAATCTGCAGCGCGAGCTGGCGCGATTGGAAACCCTGGTCGATACCAATTCTGTCGTCACGCAGCGGCTCGCCTCCTCCCAGCAAGCCCTTGGAACGATGGCCGAGGCGGCCGAGCAGGTCCGCAACACGCTCGTCACCTTCAAGGGCAATGATTCCGTCGACCAGTTGTCGGTCCAGAAGACCGAAATCGAAAGCGCCATGTCGCTTTTCACCGCGTCGGCGAACACCTCCTTCAACGGCGAGTTCCTTTTCGCCGGCATCAACACCGACGTGAAGCCTTTCGAGGATTACGCAGCCTCCGGTTCAGCCGCGAAGACCACCTTCGACGATGCGCTGGCGACCTACATGTCGGCAAACGGCATCGCTTCCATGAGCGACTTCACCGAGGCGCAGATGGAAGATTTCATCACCAATACGCTGGAGCCGCTCTATACGGATGACGCGCAGTGGGCCGGCGATTGGTCGGCGGCCTCGAGCCAGAACATGACGAGCCGCATCAGCACGTCCGAAGTCGTGCAGAGCTCGACCAACGCGACGACCAGCGGTTTCCGGATGTTCGCCCTGGCCAGCGTCATCTCCTCGGAACTGATGGACGAGGACATCGGGTCGGAGGTCCGGGCCTATATCGGCGAGGCGTCCCTCGGCTATGTCGAACAGGCGATCACCGGACTGACCGCCGAACGCAGCACGCTCGGCATTTCCGAAGCGCGCGTGGAAAAGGCGAACACCTCGCTCGAGGTTCAGATCAAGCTCATCAACACGCATATCACCGATCTCGAAGGCGTCGACACCTATGATGCGTCGACCCGGATGAACACGCTGCTGACGCAGATGGAGACATCCTACACGCTCACCGGGCGGATCCAGCAGTTGAGTTTGATAGATTTCCTCTGA
- the flaF gene encoding flagellar biosynthesis regulator FlaF — MYQFAYAEIMEEGVAVSKDREWQVLNRSIALLEAAKQQKGYSREAIEAIYYTRRVWIRFIEDLRAPDNQLNDELRANLISIGIWILNETEKIRKRDSSNFQGIIDITTIIRDGLK, encoded by the coding sequence ATGTATCAGTTTGCATACGCCGAGATCATGGAGGAAGGCGTAGCCGTTTCCAAGGATCGCGAGTGGCAGGTCCTCAATCGCTCGATCGCGCTCCTGGAAGCAGCCAAACAGCAGAAGGGATACTCAAGAGAAGCGATCGAGGCGATCTACTACACCCGACGAGTCTGGATACGCTTCATCGAGGATCTGCGCGCCCCGGATAACCAGCTCAATGACGAATTGCGTGCCAACCTGATCTCGATCGGGATCTGGATACTGAACGAGACGGAGAAGATCCGCAAACGCGACTCCTCCAACTTCCAGGGCATAATTGACATTACCACCATCATCAGGGATGGACTGAAATGA
- the flbT gene encoding flagellar biosynthesis repressor FlbT — MKSTLRISLKSGERIFVNGAVLRVDRKVAVEFLNDVTFLLENHVLQPEDATTPLRQLYFIAQMILINPEGAEQSTAMFRKSIVMLLACFKNEEVLAELKRIDGLVTQGRAFEALKAIRGLYPIEERILNNQEITPATIDQIRKEIAPWR, encoded by the coding sequence ATGAAGAGCACACTGCGTATCTCGCTGAAATCGGGCGAACGGATCTTTGTAAACGGCGCGGTGCTTCGCGTTGATCGCAAGGTTGCCGTCGAATTCCTCAACGACGTAACCTTCCTTCTGGAAAACCATGTCCTGCAGCCGGAAGATGCCACGACACCGCTGCGGCAGCTCTATTTCATCGCCCAGATGATCCTGATCAATCCGGAAGGCGCCGAGCAATCGACCGCCATGTTCCGCAAGTCGATCGTCATGCTGCTCGCCTGCTTCAAGAACGAGGAAGTGCTGGCCGAACTGAAGCGCATCGACGGCCTGGTCACCCAGGGCCGCGCCTTCGAAGCGTTGAAGGCGATCCGTGGCCTGTACCCCATCGAAGAGCGCATCCTGAACAATCAGGAAATCACCCCGGCCACCATCGACCAGATTCGCAAGGAGATCGCGCCATGGCGGTAA
- the fliR gene encoding flagellar biosynthetic protein FliR, with amino-acid sequence MITDPEGTVLALFAAFCRIGGCIMIMPGFSTARVPMQVRLFIAVALSMAILPIMWTDIYPQVAGKGHTYIYLIATESVIGAVIGLVARYYVLGLQFAGTAITMLIGFNPPPATDVLEETAENQLTSMISFAGLMLLFMLDFHHVIFEAIAQSYRVMPIGIGFDPQGMLITLTNSLGQTFLIMLRLASPFVIYGLLFNVAIGMVNRLAPQVPVYFISQPYLILGGLFLLYLGIAAMLRLFADGFAPVMQGG; translated from the coding sequence ATGATCACAGATCCCGAGGGCACGGTGCTGGCGCTTTTTGCGGCATTCTGCCGGATCGGCGGTTGCATCATGATCATGCCGGGATTTTCGACCGCGCGCGTCCCGATGCAGGTACGGCTGTTCATCGCCGTCGCGCTTTCCATGGCCATCCTGCCGATCATGTGGACCGACATCTATCCGCAGGTCGCGGGCAAGGGCCACACCTACATCTATCTCATCGCGACCGAGAGCGTGATCGGCGCCGTCATCGGCCTCGTGGCCCGCTACTACGTGCTTGGCCTGCAATTCGCCGGGACGGCGATCACCATGCTGATCGGCTTCAACCCGCCGCCGGCGACCGACGTGCTTGAAGAGACGGCGGAAAACCAGCTCACCAGCATGATCAGCTTCGCCGGCCTGATGCTTCTCTTCATGCTCGACTTCCACCATGTGATCTTCGAGGCCATCGCGCAGTCCTACCGCGTCATGCCGATCGGCATCGGCTTCGATCCGCAGGGCATGCTGATCACGCTCACGAACTCGCTCGGACAGACCTTTCTGATCATGCTGCGCCTTGCGAGTCCCTTCGTCATCTATGGCCTGCTCTTCAACGTGGCGATCGGCATGGTGAACAGGCTTGCGCCGCAGGTTCCGGTCTATTTCATCTCCCAGCCCTATCTCATCCTGGGCGGCCTGTTCCTGCTCTATCTGGGGATTGCCGCGATGCTCCGCCTGTTCGCCGATGGTTTCGCGCCGGTGATGCAAGGGGGGTAA
- the flhA gene encoding flagellar biosynthesis protein FlhA, translated as MAQQATLTIPKLAPKSRDIGFALGIVMILSILFLPIPPFLIDFGLAFSIAFSVLILMVALWIQRPLEFSSFPTILLISTMTRLALNIATTRVILSHGHEGHGAAGGVISGFASLVMSGDFVIGLIVFLILITVNFIVITKGATRIAEVGARFTLDAIPGKQMAIDADLSAGLIDEKEAQRRRRELEEESSFFGAMDGASKFVRGDAIAGLIITAINIFGGIIIGYLRHDMPIGEAADVFVKLSVGDGLVSQIPALIVSLAAGLLVSRGGTAGSTDQAVVGQLSGYPRALMVAAGLIVMLSVMPGLPFVPFAVLGGGMAFLGWFIPRQIEAANAERRAQEAEKAQQTKDSDKDSVKSVLKTAEIELLLGKQVSTRLLGAHQELAFRVGKMRRKFALQYGLVVPEIKVSDDITIPDKAYHVRIHGTTIASNTVRVGEVLVVTGGGRRPSVPGDEIREPAFGMPALSILETFTDDLKREGFHPIDNVSVVLTHLSEVIRNNLPQLLSYKDVKVLIERLDPEYRKLADEICTSHMSYSGLQAVLKLLLAERVSIRNLHLILEAVAELAPHVRKTEQIVEHVRVRMSQQLCGDLAENGVLRVLRLGNKWDMVFHQALKRDAKGEIVEFDIDPRQLEEFSEQATKVIREHLDRGVPFVLVSSPESRSYVRMIIERLFATLPVLSHVELAKGLEIKIIGALS; from the coding sequence ATGGCACAACAGGCGACCCTGACCATCCCGAAACTCGCACCGAAGAGCCGGGACATCGGCTTCGCGCTCGGGATCGTGATGATCCTGTCGATCCTGTTCCTGCCCATTCCGCCGTTCCTCATCGATTTTGGGCTGGCTTTTTCCATCGCCTTTTCGGTGCTGATCCTGATGGTCGCGCTGTGGATCCAGCGGCCGCTCGAATTCTCGTCCTTTCCGACGATCCTGCTGATCTCGACGATGACCCGCCTGGCGCTGAACATCGCCACGACGCGCGTCATCCTGTCCCACGGCCATGAGGGGCATGGCGCCGCCGGCGGCGTCATTTCGGGCTTTGCGAGCCTCGTCATGTCCGGCGACTTCGTCATCGGTCTGATCGTCTTCCTGATCCTCATCACGGTGAACTTCATCGTCATCACCAAGGGTGCGACGCGTATCGCCGAGGTGGGCGCCCGCTTCACCCTCGATGCGATCCCCGGAAAGCAGATGGCGATCGATGCCGACCTCTCGGCCGGCCTGATCGACGAGAAGGAGGCGCAGCGCCGCCGGCGCGAGCTGGAAGAGGAAAGTTCCTTCTTCGGCGCGATGGACGGTGCCTCGAAATTCGTGCGGGGCGATGCGATCGCCGGCCTGATCATCACGGCGATCAACATCTTCGGCGGCATCATCATCGGCTATCTGCGCCACGACATGCCGATCGGCGAAGCCGCCGATGTCTTCGTCAAGCTCTCGGTCGGCGACGGTCTCGTCTCACAGATCCCGGCGCTGATCGTCTCGCTCGCCGCCGGCCTTCTCGTGTCACGCGGCGGCACCGCCGGCTCGACAGACCAGGCCGTCGTCGGGCAACTCAGCGGTTACCCGCGCGCACTGATGGTTGCGGCCGGCCTCATCGTCATGCTCTCCGTCATGCCCGGCCTGCCCTTCGTGCCTTTCGCCGTCCTCGGTGGCGGCATGGCCTTTCTCGGCTGGTTCATTCCCAGGCAGATCGAAGCGGCCAATGCCGAGAGGCGTGCCCAGGAAGCTGAGAAGGCCCAGCAGACGAAGGACAGCGACAAGGATTCCGTCAAATCGGTCCTGAAAACCGCCGAGATCGAGCTGCTGCTCGGCAAGCAGGTCTCGACCAGGTTGCTCGGCGCGCATCAGGAACTCGCCTTCCGGGTCGGCAAGATGCGCCGCAAGTTCGCCCTGCAATACGGACTTGTCGTTCCGGAGATCAAAGTTTCCGACGACATCACCATTCCGGACAAGGCCTATCATGTCCGCATTCATGGCACGACGATCGCCTCCAACACGGTGCGCGTCGGCGAAGTGCTGGTCGTGACCGGCGGCGGCCGCCGGCCGAGCGTGCCCGGCGACGAGATCCGCGAACCGGCCTTCGGCATGCCGGCCCTCTCGATCCTGGAGACCTTCACCGACGATCTGAAGCGCGAGGGCTTCCACCCGATCGACAACGTCTCGGTCGTGCTGACGCACTTGAGCGAAGTGATCCGCAACAACCTGCCGCAGCTTCTCTCCTACAAGGACGTGAAGGTGCTGATCGAGCGGCTTGACCCGGAGTATCGCAAGCTCGCCGACGAGATCTGCACCTCGCACATGTCCTATTCCGGCCTGCAGGCGGTGCTCAAGTTGCTGCTCGCCGAGCGCGTTTCGATCCGCAACCTGCATCTCATTCTCGAAGCCGTGGCGGAACTGGCGCCGCATGTCCGCAAGACCGAGCAGATCGTCGAGCATGTCCGCGTGCGCATGTCGCAGCAGCTCTGCGGCGACCTCGCCGAAAACGGCGTGCTGCGTGTGCTCCGGCTCGGCAACAAGTGGGACATGGTCTTCCATCAGGCGCTGAAGCGCGACGCCAAGGGCGAGATCGTCGAGTTCGATATCGACCCGCGCCAGCTTGAGGAATTCAGCGAGCAGGCGACGAAGGTTATCCGTGAACATCTCGATCGCGGCGTGCCCTTCGTGCTGGTAAGTTCGCCCGAATCCCGCTCATATGTGCGCATGATCATCGAACGCCTCTTCGCCACGCTGCCCGTGCTTTCCCATGTCGAACTCGCCAAGGGGCTGGAAATCAAGATCATCGGCGCGCTTTCATGA
- the rem gene encoding transcriptional activator Rem — protein sequence MIVVVDERELVKDGYASLFGREGIPSTGFDPKDFGEWVNTAADSDIDAVEAFLIGQGESAFSLPRAIRDRSQAPVIAMSDTPSLENTLALFDCGVDDVVRKPVHPREILARVAAIRRRLKAIANYTDIGPIRVFADGRDPEINGEVFALPRRERRILEYLVANRGRRVSKSQIFNAIYGIFDEDVEENVVESHISKLRKKLRKKLGFDPIDSKRFLGYCIDWN from the coding sequence ATGATCGTGGTGGTTGATGAAAGAGAGCTTGTGAAGGATGGCTACGCGTCCCTGTTCGGCCGCGAGGGCATCCCTTCGACCGGGTTTGATCCCAAGGACTTCGGCGAGTGGGTGAACACCGCCGCCGATTCGGACATTGATGCTGTCGAGGCGTTCCTGATCGGTCAGGGGGAAAGCGCTTTCAGCCTGCCGCGGGCGATCCGTGACCGCTCGCAGGCGCCGGTGATCGCCATGAGCGACACGCCTTCGCTGGAAAACACCCTGGCGCTGTTCGACTGCGGCGTCGACGATGTCGTTCGCAAGCCCGTGCATCCGCGGGAAATTCTCGCCCGAGTCGCGGCGATCCGCCGGCGCCTGAAGGCGATCGCCAACTACACCGACATCGGGCCGATCCGCGTCTTCGCCGACGGCCGCGATCCGGAGATCAACGGCGAGGTCTTCGCGCTGCCGCGCCGCGAGCGGCGCATCCTCGAATACTTGGTCGCCAATCGCGGCCGGCGGGTGTCCAAGTCGCAGATCTTCAACGCGATCTACGGCATCTTCGACGAGGACGTCGAAGAGAACGTCGTCGAGAGCCACATCAGCAAGTTGCGCAAGAAGCTGCGCAAGAAGCTCGGCTTCGACCCGATCGATTCCAAGCGTTTCCTTGGCTACTGCATCGACTGGAACTGA
- a CDS encoding transglycosylase SLT domain-containing protein, whose protein sequence is MERTMRLLALGTLALVTSTCSALASAGICEREIASAAAKYGIPTGILYSVGLTETGRKGSLQPYAMNIEGKAYFGTSVQDVLGRFGAARAQGAKLIDLGCMQINYHFHGEHFSSPEEMLDPRRNVDYAARFLSNLRARHESWTMAVARYHAGPNNDPAQKKYVCRVIANLVATGYGKWTPNAAQFCQ, encoded by the coding sequence ATGGAACGGACGATGCGGCTGCTGGCGTTGGGCACTCTCGCACTGGTGACGTCTACATGTAGCGCCCTGGCGAGCGCCGGCATCTGCGAACGCGAGATCGCGTCGGCTGCGGCCAAGTACGGGATCCCGACCGGCATTCTCTACTCCGTCGGCCTGACGGAGACCGGCCGCAAGGGATCGCTGCAGCCCTACGCGATGAATATCGAGGGCAAGGCCTATTTCGGCACCAGCGTTCAGGATGTCCTTGGCCGTTTCGGAGCCGCACGGGCGCAAGGGGCGAAGCTCATCGATCTCGGCTGCATGCAGATCAATTATCACTTTCACGGCGAGCATTTCAGTTCTCCGGAGGAAATGCTTGATCCCCGGCGGAATGTCGACTATGCCGCGCGCTTCCTCTCCAATCTGCGCGCCAGGCACGAGAGCTGGACGATGGCGGTTGCTCGCTATCATGCCGGGCCGAACAACGATCCGGCGCAAAAGAAATATGTCTGCCGGGTCATCGCCAATCTCGTCGCGACAGGCTACGGCAAGTGGACGCCGAACGCGGCGCAGTTTTGCCAATAA
- the fliQ gene encoding flagellar biosynthesis protein FliQ, whose protein sequence is MNEADALDIVQAAIWTVIVASGPAVLAAMVVGVVIAFIQALTQVQEMTLTFVPKILAVMVTAAISAPFVGAQISIFTDIIFSRIQSGF, encoded by the coding sequence ATGAATGAGGCGGACGCCCTCGACATCGTGCAGGCCGCGATCTGGACCGTGATCGTCGCCTCGGGTCCCGCCGTCCTGGCGGCGATGGTGGTCGGCGTCGTCATCGCCTTCATCCAGGCGCTGACCCAGGTTCAGGAAATGACGCTGACCTTCGTGCCGAAGATCCTGGCGGTAATGGTCACTGCGGCGATCTCGGCACCGTTCGTCGGTGCGCAGATCTCCATCTTCACCGATATCATCTTTTCAAGAATCCAGTCCGGCTTCTGA
- a CDS encoding rod-binding protein produces the protein MAISPPSDLVLDVVRAADPAEVQEAQTRLKANRAAFQATSLAENGNGFAAAVSVLNSSEGSTGLGDVSNRVEPKKVPETYRKFEAMVLQNFVKSMLPSESESVFGKGTSGEVWKGMMAEQIANVLADGGGIGIADRMAGSDTADRASARLDDDTSNIAAGMVHEYERKAGFFTTDDKKNQA, from the coding sequence ATGGCTATTTCCCCGCCCAGCGATCTGGTGCTGGACGTCGTCCGCGCGGCCGATCCGGCGGAAGTTCAGGAGGCGCAGACGCGGCTCAAGGCCAATCGGGCCGCCTTTCAGGCGACGAGCCTTGCGGAAAACGGCAATGGCTTCGCTGCGGCGGTTTCGGTGCTGAATTCCTCGGAAGGATCAACGGGCCTCGGAGACGTCAGCAACCGCGTCGAACCGAAGAAGGTGCCGGAGACCTATCGCAAGTTCGAGGCGATGGTGCTGCAGAACTTCGTCAAGTCGATGCTGCCGAGCGAAAGCGAGAGCGTCTTCGGCAAGGGTACGTCCGGCGAGGTCTGGAAGGGCATGATGGCGGAGCAGATTGCCAACGTGCTGGCCGATGGCGGCGGCATCGGCATTGCCGACCGGATGGCCGGCAGCGACACGGCCGATCGCGCCAGCGCGCGGCTTGACGACGATACCAGCAACATCGCCGCCGGCATGGTTCACGAATACGAGCGCAAGGCCGGGTTCTTCACGACCGACGACAAGAAGAACCAGGCATAG
- a CDS encoding flagellar hook protein FlgE, with translation MSLYGTMRTGVSGMNAQANRLSTVAENIANSSTTGYKRASTEFSSMILPSSNGSYNSGGVETSVRYSISDQGSTTYTTSASDLAIDGDGFFIVQGANGQEYLTRAGAFVQDDSGNLVNAAGFTLMGYEYEAGVDPTVVVNGFDGLTEVNLASDGLTAAGSTAGAMGANLPSGAANGDVSTTSLVVYDTQGNTRILDFNYTKVADNQWELDIVDRTSATSLGTATLDFDADGVLTTSPATLTLDGTLISPITGTGAELNNITIDFTETTQLGTSFTPDGGSIDGNAPSKVSGYQIDTDGVVYIKYANGELEPRYRIALASVQSPDKLVPESGNVYSQGVDSGVIVTGFAGSGSFGEILSGALESSNVDIADELTSMIESQRNYTANSKVFQTGSELLEVLVNLKR, from the coding sequence ATGAGTCTCTACGGTACCATGAGAACGGGCGTCTCTGGCATGAACGCCCAGGCCAACCGCCTCAGCACGGTCGCTGAAAACATCGCGAACTCCAGCACGACCGGCTACAAGCGCGCATCGACCGAGTTCTCCTCGATGATCCTGCCCTCGAGCAACGGCTCCTACAACTCCGGCGGCGTAGAGACCTCGGTGCGCTACTCGATTTCCGACCAGGGCTCGACGACCTATACGACATCGGCAAGCGACCTCGCGATCGACGGCGACGGGTTCTTCATCGTTCAGGGCGCCAACGGCCAGGAATACCTGACGCGCGCCGGTGCCTTCGTTCAGGATGACTCGGGCAATCTCGTCAACGCCGCCGGCTTCACCCTGATGGGCTACGAGTATGAGGCGGGCGTCGATCCAACGGTCGTCGTCAACGGCTTCGACGGGCTGACCGAGGTCAATCTTGCCTCGGACGGTCTCACGGCAGCCGGCTCGACCGCCGGCGCGATGGGCGCAAATCTGCCATCCGGTGCAGCCAACGGTGACGTCTCGACCACCTCGCTCGTCGTCTACGACACACAGGGCAATACCCGAATCCTCGATTTCAACTATACGAAAGTCGCCGACAACCAGTGGGAGTTGGACATTGTCGACAGGACGTCAGCAACTTCGCTTGGAACTGCGACACTGGACTTCGATGCCGATGGTGTGCTGACGACATCGCCGGCGACCCTGACGCTGGACGGCACGTTGATAAGCCCGATCACCGGCACAGGCGCCGAGCTTAATAACATCACGATCGACTTCACCGAGACGACGCAGCTCGGTACGTCCTTCACGCCGGATGGCGGCTCCATCGACGGCAACGCACCGAGCAAGGTCTCCGGCTATCAGATCGACACCGACGGCGTCGTCTACATCAAGTATGCAAATGGCGAACTCGAGCCGCGCTACCGCATTGCTCTCGCCAGTGTTCAAAGCCCCGACAAGCTGGTCCCGGAATCCGGCAACGTCTATTCGCAGGGCGTCGATTCCGGCGTCATCGTCACCGGCTTCGCCGGCTCCGGCAGCTTCGGTGAAATCCTTTCCGGCGCACTTGAAAGCTCCAACGTCGACATCGCCGACGAATTGACGTCGATGATCGAATCGCAGCGCAACTACACGGCCAACTCCAAGGTCTTCCAGACCGGTTCGGAGTTGCTCGAAGTTCTCGTGAACCTGAAGCGGTAA
- the flgK gene encoding flagellar hook-associated protein FlgK, whose translation MSLSSAIAIAQSAFSTTASQTATVSKNVANASNADYSRRMAMLGTTADGAQIVSIYRAQNEALLKQNLTSISQSSAQSSLLSGLELLKSALGGNDYETAPSTYLSAFRDSLQTFASTPGNSTIAATVVADASDLANSISKTATAVQDLRLDTDKQIAEEVDNLNALLASFETANNAVKQATATGADATAALDERDKLLKQLSELVGISTVTRADNDTVIYTSDGTVLFETQARQVTFTATSAFDASTTGNAIFIDGVSLSAGAGADTTAEGKLASLLQLRDDIAPTFQSQLDEMARGLVSLFQEDGAPGLFTWEDGTLPADGTVEPGIAATLSVNAAAQTNPFLLRDGGFNGLVSNPGGATDPNSGYTDLLDGFITAMDGDMDFDAAAGLDSTSSIMEFAASSIGWFEQIRSAASTADDNKTALLARTEEALGNVTGVSIDEELSLLLDLEQSYKASAKLISTVDAMMASLLEAVR comes from the coding sequence ATGTCGTTGTCCTCGGCAATCGCGATTGCGCAATCAGCATTCAGCACCACCGCCTCGCAAACGGCCACGGTGTCGAAGAACGTCGCCAATGCGAGCAACGCAGACTACTCGCGCCGCATGGCCATGCTGGGAACGACGGCCGATGGCGCCCAGATCGTTTCCATTTACCGGGCCCAGAACGAGGCTCTGCTCAAGCAGAACCTGACAAGCATCTCGCAATCCTCGGCACAGAGCAGCCTGCTTTCGGGGCTCGAGCTGTTGAAGTCGGCGCTTGGCGGCAACGACTACGAGACGGCGCCGTCGACCTATCTCTCCGCATTCCGCGACAGCCTGCAGACCTTCGCCTCGACCCCCGGCAATTCGACGATCGCCGCGACCGTCGTCGCCGATGCGTCGGATCTTGCCAACTCGATCAGCAAGACGGCGACCGCCGTCCAGGACCTGCGTCTCGATACCGACAAGCAGATTGCCGAAGAGGTCGACAACCTGAACGCACTCTTGGCGAGCTTCGAAACGGCGAACAATGCCGTCAAGCAGGCGACGGCGACGGGCGCCGACGCCACGGCCGCACTCGACGAGCGCGACAAGCTGTTGAAGCAGCTCTCGGAGCTCGTCGGCATCTCCACTGTCACCAGGGCGGACAACGATACCGTTATATACACCTCGGACGGCACCGTGCTCTTCGAGACCCAGGCCCGGCAGGTGACGTTCACGGCCACCTCGGCCTTTGACGCGTCGACGACCGGCAACGCCATCTTCATCGATGGCGTGTCGCTTTCGGCCGGCGCCGGCGCGGACACCACCGCCGAGGGAAAGCTTGCGAGCCTTCTCCAGCTTCGCGACGACATCGCTCCGACGTTCCAGTCGCAACTCGATGAGATGGCCCGCGGACTGGTCAGCCTTTTCCAGGAGGACGGCGCCCCCGGCCTCTTCACCTGGGAGGACGGAACGCTTCCGGCGGACGGCACGGTCGAGCCCGGCATCGCGGCGACGCTGAGCGTCAACGCCGCCGCCCAAACCAATCCCTTCCTGCTGCGCGACGGCGGATTCAACGGCCTTGTCTCCAATCCGGGCGGCGCCACGGATCCGAATTCCGGCTACACCGATCTCCTCGACGGCTTCATCACCGCCATGGACGGCGACATGGATTTCGACGCGGCGGCCGGACTGGACAGCACCAGTTCGATCATGGAGTTCGCCGCCTCGTCGATCGGCTGGTTCGAACAGATCCGCAGCGCCGCCTCGACGGCCGACGACAACAAGACGGCTCTGTTGGCGCGGACCGAGGAGGCTCTGGGCAACGTGACCGGGGTCAGCATCGATGAAGAGCTGTCGCTGCTGCTCGACCTCGAGCAGTCTTACAAGGCATCTGCCAAGTTGATCAGTACCGTGGACGCCATGATGGCGTCTCTTCTGGAAGCCGTGAGGTAA